The following coding sequences are from one Amphiprion ocellaris isolate individual 3 ecotype Okinawa chromosome 19, ASM2253959v1, whole genome shotgun sequence window:
- the zgc:195001 gene encoding tripartite motif-containing protein 16 has translation MPSSAASTKTIMPVPKKAGRKSSSAQEEKLPPYEPNIPEPTTRADFMKHWLPISLDDKTAQKLLWISEGGMKVARTSDAVCPYPNRPERYDHSPQVLCKESLLGYRGYWEVDYDGWVVIGAVCESAPRKSQDGACGLGENSGSWGTGWSGSCYQVWHNSENVDVELPASSTVGVYVDQPAGIIKFLLVEGEAKKEVRLIHKFKANVQEKLFPAFWVGMNSFCLIRKKDQ, from the exons gAAGAAAAAGCAGTTCTGCCCAAGAAG AAAAACTGCCTCCATATGAGCCAAACATCCCCGAACCGACCACCAGGGCCGACTTCATGAAAC ACTGGCTCCCCATCTCTCTGGATGATAAAACTGCACAGAAGCTGCTGTGGATTTCGGAGGGCGGAATGAAGGTGGCTCGTACATCAGATGCAGTTTGTCCATATCCCAACAGACCTGAGAGATACGATCACTCACCACAG GTGCTGTGTAAGGAGAGTCTGCTGGGCTACCGGGGCTACTGGGAAGTGGACTACGACGGCTGGGTGGTGATTGGGGCGGTCTGTGAGAGCGCCCCCAGGAAGAGCCAGGACGGGGCATGTGGTCTCGGGGAGAACAGCGGCTCGTGGGGCACCGGCTGGTCTGGATCCTGCTACCAGGTCTGGCACAACAGCGAGAATGTGGACGTCGAGCTGCCGGCCTCCTCCACCGTGGGTGTCTACGTGGACCAGCCGGCCGGCATCATCAAGTTCCTGCTGGTGGAGGGGGAGGCCAAGAAGGAGGTGAGGCTGATCCACAAGTTCAAGGCCAACGTCCAGGAGAAGCTCTTCCCTGCCTTCTGGGTGGGAATGAATTCATTCTGCCTCATTCGGAAAAAGGATCAGTGA